TCAGAGGCCAAAACCAGCTGAGACAAATAGATGgcagccaaacaaacaaaagatgcagatgaaaacataatctccttgacGAAGACAAAACTGTTCTGACATGTTTCAACTCTACAGCTTCAGACAGAtgtgatgtgtgaatgtgtcacaGAGTTTCTGTGGTGCTTAGCTTGCACAGGACAggtgtttcctgtgtgtatgtgtgtgtgtgtgtgtaaaaaaaaaagggagacaAATAGTTTTTTGGCACAATTAGTggattagtgtttttttttgtaaatgtgtatgATGGACGTTTAAATATATAATGCATAATGTATGCACTGTACAAACAAAAGAGGCACTGTGAGCTTACTTTGAATTAATATTGACGGCACAGATCAGtagtgtgtgcatctgtgttctTGCGGTAAATGGGGGAGAGACggaggcagaaaaagaaagagagcgagggagTTTCAGAGTTAGAGACAGTGGGAGAtaggcagagtgtgtgtgtgtgtgtgtgtgtgtgtgtgtgtgtgtgtgtattgaacTTCAGTAATTTTGAGCAGGGTGAGCAACGGAGGTGCAGTCTGGTGacatattttactttcagtTATTCCTGTGTGCCATAGATTTCCACTGTTTGTCCAccaactgttaaaaatacatgaatGAGCCATGTGGTTGCACTGGGTCACTTGCTCCTAAGTtaccacaataaaataaaggatGGCTGAAATCTGTTTATCCAGTGAATGGATGTGTCCAAAATCACCCACTTATTCACTACCTCTATGACTTCTATGTAGAGGACTGTTTAGTGATTAGTGAGGGATTTCGGACACAGCCACAACTCCCAGGGAATCTTGAACGCAACAGAGCTGCCACTAATGTTATTCGAAACAATTCAAGTCCTAGTGCAGTGAACTCTGTAACATGatcaacacaaactaaaactcaaAAGTATTGAAATAAGAACTGACCCCAGTTTGTTTTGGACTTAAATGGGGTCAATTATTTTTCATCCAGCacttttttgcataatcctgctaacttgCAAACATAAACTGAGCATGAAACAGAGCTGGGATTGGTTGAGTGTGCCATGAGAAGTAGTTGATATAGGTTCTTGTTCAAGTCCAGGTATGGAGAATGAATGATAAGAATGactctgctgtgaaaaaagGCCTGTGTGTCACCTCCTTGCTTAACACATCAGAGGCCCTTGAAAACGAAGTGCAACTATCTGTTAGCTGTGAAGTGGCTCAACaccatgtacgtgtgtgtgtgtgtgtgtgtgtgagggagagagatagagagagcgaggagggaTAAGGCATTGTGGTAggtgtgggagagagagcacAGTGAGAGTTGAGAGATGAGAGATCTGACCACAGTCAAACACGATGTGTGTCACATTGAAGCGTTGCTCTTTGTCTCTTGTTACTCAAATATAaccaacatgcaaacatttgaatatatatatattatatacatgtaCTTACACTTGTTCTTTGATATGAATATTATATGAGAAATTATCTGTGAATTAACAGGAACATACAGGATTTCAGATGATGCAGTGTTTAATACATTAAACAACTTGTAAAAACATGATCTTTCATGCCATACCTCACCAAGCAATAGACTTTTCCTAAATTTAATACTCTCTGTCCTGTGCATGAGTAAGACTTTAGAAGCTAAtgtaagcgtgtgtgtgtgtgtgtgcgtctgcatgtgtgtgtgcatctgcatgtgtgtgtgacacactgAAAGAAgtcgctgtgtgtgtttgcagtttaaCTGTATAacgtgcatgtttgtgtgtgtgctgggatGTGGTTTGGGGTTTTTCAGCATATATCCTTGAAAAGCTTCATATCCTGAACGTTTCTGAACACCACATGatgtaaagagagaaagagcgggAGAGGTATGAGGGGGAAGGAACAGCTTCTCGGAGCTGAACTTATCCATATGTTAATATAAGATAAAATGTGTAGGTactaaacacacaaaatgtatatatttgagACTATAATACTATTGTGTAGAGGATGTATTTTCTGAACTGGATCGTGCTCCTAATTATAGACTATGTCATATGTTGTATTATGTCATTGTTCATTTGGGCTTAATAATTGGAACTGACTCAACAAGAATAGATACAAAGgtgttgtgtgtggggggagttgatagagagagcgagagacagagagagagagacagagagcaagagagagagccACACACACGACACTAGCTGCTCATCTCTCTAAAATTAACATTTGCGAAAACTGTACAtacgcatatatatatatatatatatatatatatatatatatatatatatatacaaaaaggTCATGTGTTCATATAAAAAGTGTATGAATAAGAGGAAGGCGATGGATAACAAGGGGAAGATTTGAAGATGATTTGATGGTATTCCAAGTTTTTGATGTTCATATTTAATCATATAGAGAAAATCTGGTAAATCCTTAGTTTTAATCCATCATATGAAATTCATTTTACCAGTAACAGAAGACAACAGTGACAGTTTACGAGACACACAGGTAGCAGGTTATATCATTACTTATCATTCTAAAAAGAGGTATACAggtcaataaaaaatataatgcaaacatttttttttttttttatgtctcatAATTTAGTTGttaatgtttcatgtttggttTCTCTTATACTATAAAATAACTTTCTAAAAAAAtctctggaaatgttttttcttcattttcagtaaaaataatttaagttAATTTTTTAATGGCTGATACAATATATGTTTTCGAACGTCATGTGACTATTCATTTCCTTGTAACTGATGTCTGAATAGAcgtttcaacattttcatctaCTTTTGGACCTAGTGACAGTTCATTTCTCAGTCTCATCTAATCCAAGAAGAAAATATAGAGAATATGCTTCATGTTGAGCCTGATACAGTGAAACTGTCCCTTTGGACTCTCTGAGCCACAGTCATGTATCTTATTTAGTTAAAATCATTACTGACAAATGGCACCACTTAAGCGCaccattttatctttttatttttttatttttgtatttataaatgGGCAAATCACATTAAAAGCTCCATACAGCTGgttgtgtcattgtttttatgGTAATAAAGACACTCATTTGATTTATATattgtttctcttctttgtcttcatctGCACGGCTATTggtaaaacaataacaaaaactaCATGCTATCGACATCACCATCAAAGCTTAAAATGCTTACATTTTTGTAAAAGTCTTGACAAAAAGTCCTCTGGTTCCCCTTTTGAAATATCCCCATGAAGTGTATTGTTGTTTGCTTGAATACAGATCAGGAGAATCGACCAATTTCTTTATGTCGCTCCCTTGATCAACAAAAGTACCATTTCCATCTGTACATTTGCATGATGGTTGATTAGGTGTGGGTTTAAATCCGTGACCCTGTTAGTGAGAAATTACCCGACGTGTATAAAACAAATCCAACTTTGTGTTCTTATATCTGCACCAGGTCACTAACACACATTAAGTCATGTCATGACAGTTCAAGACAATCCACcatgtcagaggtcaaaggtcaaaagacTTTGCACTGGTTTACATCGAACATGCGTCTCCTGGTCTGTTTCCTGACCTGGTTAACAGCCGTCCGCACAGCGTACTCAAAGACCTGCTGCACGCCTCGGTTGCTCAAAGAGGAGCACTCCAGGTAGCCTTTGGCATGGACTGAATGAGCCATGCGTCTCCCCTCTGCTGCTGAGATACAGCTGCCCCGATGTGCCCCCGTCTCCCGCAGGTCCGTCTGTGTTGCCACGATCAGCACGGGCACCCTGGGCAAGTTCTCTCGAACTTCGGCGATCCACTTGTGCTGGATGTTGGCCAGAGAGTTGGGGTTGGCCACAGAGTAGCAGATGAGTACAACATCGGCCTGCTGGTACGATCTTGGGCGGATTTGTCTGAAGTTGTCATTACCCCCCGTGTCCCACAACCCCAGGCTGATCTGAACCCCGTCCATGTACACCTCCACCCCTGTGTTATCAAAAACAGTGGGCTTGTAGGTGTCCGGGAAGGTCTCTGAGGTGAAGCGGACCAGGAGGGCTGTTTTGCCAACCCCACTGTCCCCGACCAGGACGCACTTCACCGACATCTCCGCTGGGCCATTCATGGTTGTTACTGGCGATCTCTGGATGCGGTTGTGTAGAATAAATCTCAGGGGCAGCTTTTCTGTAACTTGTTGACGTGGAAAATCACTAAGTTCACAAAGTATTTAATCACTGTGTGTGCCGTACGTCTGTGTACAGGCAGTAGTTTTCATAGCCATTGATTTGCAGCTCAGCCTTGTGGTAATTCCATTCCTGAAGAATTCAGTGGTCATTCGTTTAAACAGAACTAACATGTCTCTGTTTTAAAAATCCGTAAACATCTCACGTACACAACAGGAATGTGCAGTTCTCCAGCAGTGGCCTTTATACACGCTTCACATAACCTCTCGGCTCTTTGGGCTCGCTCAGCTCGCAGCTCCTCTGCTCGGTCTCTGAAGTGCGGTGCTCAGGTTCTGGTCCTTCTCTCTTAGATTCTGTCATTCTGTCCAGACAGATCCAGCCTCTCAGAACTCAAGAGGGAAATCTGATCGAGAACAGAGATGAATGGAGGAAATGTAACGATATAAACATGACTCTAAGTTATGTTAAAACAGTGAAATGGTTAAGACCTCAAATGACACTTTATATGTATGTTTCTCCATATTCTTCTCAAACAACCTGTCGAGGTAGATGGCACCAGCCGAGCCCTTAatacagggtttctgcaggtctCAAGTTAAATCAACTTTTTAAAGGCACaatgaatgaaatttaagaCCCTTGTCAAGTAAGACATATATG
This is a stretch of genomic DNA from Paralichthys olivaceus isolate ysfri-2021 chromosome 8, ASM2471397v2, whole genome shotgun sequence. It encodes these proteins:
- the rhoh gene encoding rho-related GTP-binding protein RhoH, with the protein product MNGPAEMSVKCVLVGDSGVGKTALLVRFTSETFPDTYKPTVFDNTGVEVYMDGVQISLGLWDTGGNDNFRQIRPRSYQQADVVLICYSVANPNSLANIQHKWIAEVRENLPRVPVLIVATQTDLRETGAHRGSCISAAEGRRMAHSVHAKGYLECSSLSNRGVQQVFEYAVRTAVNQVRKQTRRRMFDVNQCKVF